The DNA sequence CGCGTGTTCGACTGGACGCTCGACGACGTCGCCGTGCTCGCCCTCGCAGTGGGGACGCAGTTCCCCGACCTCGTCGACAAGCCGCTCGCGTGGACGTTCGCGGCACTGCCCTCGGGGACGTCGCTCGCACACTCGGTGTTCGTCGCCGTCCCGGTTGCACTGGCGGTCTGGTTCACGCTCGCCCGACTGTCTCACGGCGTCGTCGGCGTCAGCTTCGCGGTCGGCTATCTCGCACATCTCCCCGCAGACATCCTGTACGGCCCGCTCACCCGCGGTGGCGCGGTCTCGGTCGACCCGCTGCTCTGGCCGCTCGTCGAGCAGACCGTGTCGAACGGGGGTGGGCTGCTGGCGACCGTCGCCTACTACGTCGCCGCGTATCAGGAGTTTCTCACCACCCCGCGCGTGGTCGGCTATCTCGTCTTCGAGCTGTTACTGCTCGGTGTCGCGCTGTGGCTGTGGGTCGCCGACGGCACGCCCGGTCTCGGGCCGTTCCGCCGACGTCCCGATCCGGAGCGCGAGCACTGACCGGCCGCCCGCGCGCGTCGTCCACTGACGGCCGCTTCGCGGAGCGACGGGCGATTATCCGGTCACTACCTTTGAGACACGCCGTCCATAGAATCCAGCAAGATGGTCTATCACGTCGCAATCATCGGCACGGGTGCGAACCCCGACAATCCGAGTTCGACCGGCTACGCGATGGCGTACCGACACGCCGAGGCGTACCAGCGGCTCGACTCGTGTAAACTCGTCGCGTGTGCCGACATCGTCCCGGAAAACGCCAGACAGTTCGCGGCCACGTTCGACATTCCCGAGGAGCACGTCTACGAGGACTACGAGCGGCTGCTCCGCGAGGTCGAACCCGACATCGTCAGCGTCTGCGTCCCGCCCGCCGTCCACGCGCCAATCGTAATCGGCTGTGCGGAGAGCGGTATCCCCGCCGCCATCCACTGCGAGAAGCCGATGGCGATGACGTGGGGCGAGGCGCGGCGGATGGCCGCGGTCGCCGAAGCCAACGGCGTCCAGCTGACGTTCAACCACCAGCGTCGCTTCGCTGGCCCGTTCCGGGTGGCGAAACGGCTCCTCGACGAGGGGCGTATCGGCACGCTCGAACGCGTCGAAATCGGCGGCGAGAACCTCTACGACTACGGGACGCATCTGTTCGACCTCGCGGGCTACATGACCGACCAGACGCCCGTCGAGTGGGTGCTCGCGCAGATCGACTACCGGACCGAGAACGTCCTGTTCGGCGCGCACAACGAGAACCAGGCGGTCGCCCACTGGCACTACGAGAACAGCGTCGACGGGCTCGCCTCGACCGGTGACGGCAGTATGCTGAACTGTCAGTTCCGGCTCGTCGGCAGCGACGGCATCATCGAAGTCGGCCACGAGGACGGGCCGCCGCTGCGGCTGTTGGCAGCCGATACGAACGGCTGGAAAGCGGTCGACACCGGTGGCGAGACCGTCCACGGCCCGACTCCCGCGCGGACGACGCGGCTCGCGCGGTCGGTGGCGCGACGCCTCCCCGTCGTCTCCCCGGAGTGGTTCGGGACCGACGCGCCGACGTACATCGACCGGGCCATCGCAGACGTCGTCGACGCGCTGGCGACCTCCCGAACGTCGGAGTTGGACGTCAGGAACGCGCTGCAGGCGACGGAACTCATCTTCGCCTGCTGGGAGTCCGCCAACAAGCGACAGCGTGTCGACCTCCCGCTGGAAATCGAGACCAACCCACTGGCGGAGCTGGTGGCGTCCGGTGAACTCCCCGTCTCGGCCGACTGACCGCCGCTCGCGACGGTTTCTCTTTTCTCTCCGGGGGGTAGTAAGCCACTAACCGACTGCAGTCACCCATCAGCCCGATGATAACTATGTGGCTCCCTCCGCACCTAGTACGGCATGAGAACGAGCGGCAGGCGTCACGGACGGCCGTGTGAGTCGAAGCGAGAGAATCGGGTCCGAGGACGCACCGGTATCGGTCGACAGCGACGGGGAGAGCGGTCCACGGGCGACCGTGAGGAGCGCTGAGCCGTGTCGCTCGTCGCTCCCTCGCAGTTGCTCTCACTCCTCGAACCGGTGTTGTCCGTCATCGTCCCGGCGTTCGTCGTCGGCTTCTTTCTGGTCTCGCTGGTCGCAATCGCGCTGAACAGCAACCGGACGGTGCGAAACGTCTACATCGCGGGCTTCTTCGCGCTGTTGCTCGTGGTCAACCTGGCCGCGCCGGTGACGCCAGCACCGCTCGTCAAGTGGCACAAGTTCTCGGAGGTCCGCGACACCGAGCAGACGGAGTACGTCTTCCGCGTCGTCGACGCCGACGGCGCGGAGTTGGGCTACGACGACGACGCGACCCTCGAGATGGGCAGCGTCGCACTCACGTCCATCCAGTTGCGGATGCGTACCGAGTTCACTCCCGAAAAGAACGTCGAGGTCGCCCAGTGGATGTTAGACCGGGCGGCTGTCCACCGTGCCGACGTGGAGGCGAACTCCTGGACCCGGTATCTCGCCTTCCCGAGACACGGGCTGTCGAACAGCTGGACGCCCGCGACACTCGAGGACTACGGCGAGTTCACCACGCTCCGGCTCTACCGGGTCGACTTCACGATGTCCGAAGACGGCAGCGAGGTGACGTCGTACAGCGAGACGCTCGTCTACGAGTACGACGAGACTCGCGGCGTCGTCGTCGACAACACCGGAGCGCGCGAGAGCCGACTCGACGCGGCTCCTGTCCCGCGTGTCGGCACTGACGTCGCCGCGCGTGTCGGCACGGCCGTCGCCGCGCGCGTCGCCACGGCCCCTGTCGCATCCGCCCTCGGAATCCACGGAGGTGTCGCAGCGTGATCGCCGCCCGACTGCGGTCGCTCCTCTCGGCGTGCGTCAACTACGTCGCCGACCCGAAGCGGAATTCGCCGGTCAACCTCGCGGCCGCCCGGTTCGTGCTCGCGACGTACGTCGTCTGGAAGACCGTCTGGGTCGACTGGGGCGTCTTCATGGAGGTCCCCTTCATCGTGTTCGACGAGTACGCCTTCCTCGTCCCGTACGGCTTCCCGCAGCTGCTCGTCGTCGAGAAGTATCTCCTGCTCGTCACCGTCGTGCTCTTCGCGGTCGGCTACCGTATCCGGGCGACCGGCTTCATCTCGGGGCTTCTCTTGGGCCATCTCGGGCTGCTCCTGTTCGCGATGAACGGCTCGGGCGTGACGACTGCCATGTTCATCGCGGTCTACTTCTTGTTCTTCTTCGCGCTGTTCGCCTCGCAGGACGAGCTCTCGGCCGACGGCGTCCGGCGGACGGGCACGCGGTCGCTGGGGTCGTTGGTCTCGCGGCTCAAGTCGTCGAGCACGCCTGTGTACCGGATGGACGCGCTGAAGTACAGCCTGCTCGCCCTCGGGATCATCTACTTCGGCTCGGCGTTCGACAAGCTGTTTCCCGACCTCCAGCAGTTCCAGCCCGAGTGGGTCATGCCGTACAACCTGGCCCGCATCGTCACCATCTTCCACTCGACGCGCGACCAGCTGTTCCCCGTCGCCCAGGAGGTCGTGAACTATCCGGCGTTGCTCTTCGTCATGTCGGCGACGGTGCTCGTGCTCGAGGCCGGGCTGCTCGTCGCGATACTGGCAAAGCGACCCGTGACGCCATTTCTCGTCGGTCTCGCCGGGTTCAAGTTCTCCTCTATCGTCCTCCTCGGCATCTTCTTCGGCGACGCCATCCTCTTCTTCGCGATGTTCGTCGCGTGGGACACCGCCTACCGGGCACTCGTCCGGAGCCGCCAGCTGGACGTGGTGTTCGACGAGCAGTGTTACTTCTGCGCGCGGAGTCTGTATCCGATCAAACTCCTCGACATCGGCGACACCATCACGTTCTACTCGCAGTCGGACCTCCCGGCGACGTATCTGGACCGGCCGGGTGTCGACTACACGACCGCGATGTACGTCTTCGACGCCGACGGAACGCCGTACCGTGGCTACTGGGCGTTCCGCGAACTGCTCCGGCAGTTCCGCGTCTTCGACCCGGTCGTCTGGGCCATGGGGACGCGGCCGGTCGCGGCGGTCGGCGAGCGCGTCTACGAGTACGTCGCCGCCAACCGGAGCCGCCACTTCGTCTGCAGCGTCGACCTCGACACCGAGACCGAACTGTGAGCTGACGGCCGGAAGCAACAGTGAGAGGTCGTTTCTCGCCCCCGGTACTGACCGCGTGAGCGGTGGTCGTGGCTGTCCGGAGTGCGTTATGTCAACCGGCTAAGCGACCGCTGCTCGCACAGGTCACGATACGGCAAAACCGAACGACTGGAGCCGAATCGTAGGCTGTCGTTACCGGCTGCAACAGGGGCAAGCGGTGTTCTAAGACGGCCATAGGCGGTCGGCCGGTCGCGCTTACCTATCCCCCACGCTGTCGGTGTAGAGGATGTCCTCTGTTCGGAAAGACAGGTCACACTCGGCCGTCCTGCGAGGCAGACTCGCGGGCGCGGCCGTGACCACCGAGTCGAGGTATTCAAACCATGAGTAACGACAAATCGTTCCGCATCTCCCGCCGTAGCGTCCTCGCAGGTCTCGGCACCATCGGTGTCGCATCCGCGGGCGCAGGTCTCGGGACGACCGCCTTCTTCAGCGACACAGAATCGGTCGAAGCCAGCATCGAAGCTGGCCGACTCGACCTCCTCGTCGACTTCCGTGCGACGTACAAGACCTGGCTCGGCGAGGCCAGCACGGACCTCATCGTCGACGGTCCCGTCTATCCCGTCCCGGGCGACGAGATGACCTACGTCGTCGGCCAGGCACCCGACTGGCGCGACAGCGAGGGCAACGTCCTCACCGGCGCGGCGTGGGCCGCCGCGACCAGCGCGATCGACGCCTGCCAGTACGAGAACACGACCGACATCCGGAGTGAACTCGACCAGGACCAGTACGTCGACGGCACCCCGGACGACGACAGCGACTCGTTCTACACGGGCTACGTCGACGGCGACGAGGGCCTCATGTTCTCGCTCAACGACGTGAAGCCGAAGGACGAGGGCGAGGCGACAATCAGCCTCCACCTCTGTGACAACCCCGGCTACATCGGCGTGACCGCGAACGTCCTCGAAAACAGCGAAAACGGCATCGTCGAACCGGAAGACAGCGCGGGCGACGTGAGCAGCGACGACGGCGAACTCGCCAACTACATCTACGTTCGCGTGTGGATGGACGACGACTGCTCGAACACCCTCAACGGCGAGGAGACGGCCCTCTACCAGGGCTCGCTCGCCGGACTGGTCGAAGCGGTCAACGAGTCCGCATCGTCCCAGACGCCCGTCGACGGGCTCCAGCTCATGGGTGCCGGAAACAACGGCTGTTTCGCCCCCGGCGTCCACTGTGTCGCCTTCGACTGGTACTTCATCTGCGAGCCGGAGGACTTCGATCTCCCCTCGGACGCCATCGCGCAAGGCACCATCGGCGACGAACTCGACGCAGCAGGCATCCCCCGCGACGTCAACGTCGCCCAG is a window from the Halogranum gelatinilyticum genome containing:
- a CDS encoding metal-dependent hydrolase yields the protein MWPWEHLAVGYILVSLLARVFDWTLDDVAVLALAVGTQFPDLVDKPLAWTFAALPSGTSLAHSVFVAVPVALAVWFTLARLSHGVVGVSFAVGYLAHLPADILYGPLTRGGAVSVDPLLWPLVEQTVSNGGGLLATVAYYVAAYQEFLTTPRVVGYLVFELLLLGVALWLWVADGTPGLGPFRRRPDPEREH
- a CDS encoding Gfo/Idh/MocA family protein, which produces MVYHVAIIGTGANPDNPSSTGYAMAYRHAEAYQRLDSCKLVACADIVPENARQFAATFDIPEEHVYEDYERLLREVEPDIVSVCVPPAVHAPIVIGCAESGIPAAIHCEKPMAMTWGEARRMAAVAEANGVQLTFNHQRRFAGPFRVAKRLLDEGRIGTLERVEIGGENLYDYGTHLFDLAGYMTDQTPVEWVLAQIDYRTENVLFGAHNENQAVAHWHYENSVDGLASTGDGSMLNCQFRLVGSDGIIEVGHEDGPPLRLLAADTNGWKAVDTGGETVHGPTPARTTRLARSVARRLPVVSPEWFGTDAPTYIDRAIADVVDALATSRTSELDVRNALQATELIFACWESANKRQRVDLPLEIETNPLAELVASGELPVSAD
- a CDS encoding thiol-disulfide oxidoreductase DCC family protein, translated to MIAARLRSLLSACVNYVADPKRNSPVNLAAARFVLATYVVWKTVWVDWGVFMEVPFIVFDEYAFLVPYGFPQLLVVEKYLLLVTVVLFAVGYRIRATGFISGLLLGHLGLLLFAMNGSGVTTAMFIAVYFLFFFALFASQDELSADGVRRTGTRSLGSLVSRLKSSSTPVYRMDALKYSLLALGIIYFGSAFDKLFPDLQQFQPEWVMPYNLARIVTIFHSTRDQLFPVAQEVVNYPALLFVMSATVLVLEAGLLVAILAKRPVTPFLVGLAGFKFSSIVLLGIFFGDAILFFAMFVAWDTAYRALVRSRQLDVVFDEQCYFCARSLYPIKLLDIGDTITFYSQSDLPATYLDRPGVDYTTAMYVFDADGTPYRGYWAFRELLRQFRVFDPVVWAMGTRPVAAVGERVYEYVAANRSRHFVCSVDLDTETEL
- a CDS encoding SipW-dependent-type signal peptide-containing protein, whose amino-acid sequence is MSNDKSFRISRRSVLAGLGTIGVASAGAGLGTTAFFSDTESVEASIEAGRLDLLVDFRATYKTWLGEASTDLIVDGPVYPVPGDEMTYVVGQAPDWRDSEGNVLTGAAWAAATSAIDACQYENTTDIRSELDQDQYVDGTPDDDSDSFYTGYVDGDEGLMFSLNDVKPKDEGEATISLHLCDNPGYIGVTANVLENSENGIVEPEDSAGDVSSDDGELANYIYVRVWMDDDCSNTLNGEETALYQGSLAGLVEAVNESASSQTPVDGLQLMGAGNNGCFAPGVHCVAFDWYFICEPEDFDLPSDAIAQGTIGDELDAAGIPRDVNVAQTDRLSFELGFNAVQCRHNTPPAFRHVVGEGFGKNDAGADGLVEPVALEGKIRKGQSPQKGTFAYTLQNNVTNVSNPLNGTNVPNGTSQSFTLSYDGTTANLSVDDVDDTVDIDVASDITDAVGVTVRGRGTVSNAVVENLRLQVPSSGIDTTVPTLSAFDNASYPADNEPERYCAFLDVDGLDQGFTLTGDATLTWDANSSQEQPAVYFFAGATGA